The Cyprinus carpio isolate SPL01 chromosome A19, ASM1834038v1, whole genome shotgun sequence genome has a segment encoding these proteins:
- the LOC109070731 gene encoding gonadotropin-releasing hormone II receptor-like — MSGNMSLLSVNPTSIWENSSVLNATPHFPSDWETPTFTVAAHFRVVATLVLFVFAAISNLSVLISVTMGRGRHLASHLRPLIGSLASADLVMTFVVMPLDAIWNITVQWYAGDAMCKILCFLKLFAMHSAAFILVVVSLDRHHAILHPLEALDAGRRNRRMLLAAWILSILLASPQLFIFRAIKAEGVDFVQCVTHGSFQQRWQETAYNMFHFVTLYVFPLLVMSFCYTRILVEINRQMPRGKGKGGEPCLRRSGTNMIPKARMKTLKMTIIIVASFVVCWTPYYLLGIWYWFQPRMLQSMPEYIHHALFVFGNLNTCCDPVIYGFFTPSFRADIASCFCRRNQNSSPKSLDRLSVRRGGASGEAESDLGSADQPSGQQA; from the exons ATGTCAGGAAACATGTCTCTTCTGTCAGTGAATCCCACAAGCATTTGGGAAAATTCTTCTGTGCTGAATGCCACCCCTCACTTTCCTTCTGACTGGGAGACGCCCACATTCACTGTGGCCGCCCACTTTCGTGTGGTGGCCACCCTGGTGCTCTTTGTCTTTGCAGCTATCAGTAACCTCTCAGTGCTGATCAGTGTGACCATGGGACGAGGACGCCACCTGGCCTCCCACCTGCGGCCTCTCATTGGCAGCCTGGCCTCCGCTGACCTGGTTATGACTTTTGTGGTGATGCCACTCGACGCTATATGGAATATCACAGTGCAGTGGTATGCCGGAGATGCCATGTGCAAGATCCTCTGCTTCCTCAAGCTATTTGCCATGCATTCAGCAGCATTTATCCTGGTGGTGGTGAGTCTAGACAGGCACCACGCAATCCTGCACCCACTGGAAGCTCTGGACGCTGGCCGTAGGAACAGGAGGATGCTGCTGGCTGCCTGGATCCTCAGCATCCTGCTCGCCTCTCCACAG ttatttattttcaggGCAATTAAGGCTGAAGGAGTTGACTTTGTACAGTGTGTAACTCATGGAAGCTTTCAGCAGCGCTGGCAGGAAACAGCCTACAACATGTTCCACTTTGTCACCCTGTATGTGTTCCCTCTACTGGTAATGAGCTTCTGCTATACACGAATCCTCGTGGAAATCAACCGCCAGATGCCTCGTGGTAAAGGGAAGG GTGGGGAACCTTGTCTGAGACGCAGTGGAACCAACATGATTCCCAAAGCACGCATGAAGACCCTGAAGATGACGATCATCATCGTGGCATCATTTGTGGTGTGCTGGACACCGTACTACCTGCTGGGCATTTGGTACTGGTTCCAGCCTCGTATGCTGCAGTCGATGCCAGAATACATCCATCATGCTCTCTTCGTCTTCGGCAACCTCAACACATGTTGCGATCCGGTCATCTATGGTTTCTTCACACCCTCGTTCCGAGCGGACATAGCCAGCTGTTTTTGCAGAAGGAATCAAAACTCTTCTCCCAAATCACTGGACCGACTCTCCGTAAGGAGAGGGGGCGCAAGCGGAGAAGCTGAGTCGGACCTTGGAAGCGCTGACCAGCCCAGTGGACAACAAGCATAG